Proteins encoded in a region of the Panthera tigris isolate Pti1 chromosome B2, P.tigris_Pti1_mat1.1, whole genome shotgun sequence genome:
- the PACSIN1 gene encoding protein kinase C and casein kinase substrate in neurons protein 1, with protein MSGSYDEASLAPEETTDSFWEVGNYKRTVKRIDDGHRLCNDLMNCVQERAKIEKAYAQQLTDWAKRWRQLIEKGPQYGSLERAWGAIMTEADKVSELHQEVKNNLLNEDLEKVKNWQKDAYHKQIMGGFKETKEAEDGFRKAQKPWAKKMKELEAAKKAYHLACKEEKLAMTREMNSKTEQSVTPEQQKKLQDKVDKCKQDVQKMQEKYEKVLDDVGKTTPQYMESMEQVFEQCQQFEEKRLVFLKEVLLDIKRHLNLAENSSYVHVYRELEQAIRGADAQDDLRWFRSTSGPGMPMNWPQFEEWNPDLPHTATKKEKQPKKAEGVTLTNATGVVESTSQAGDRGSVSSYDRGQPYATEWSDDESGNPFGGNEANGGSNPFEDDAKGVRVRALYDYDGQEQDELSFKAGDELTKLGEEDEQGWCRGRLDSGQLGLYPANYVEAI; from the exons ATGTCCGGCTCCTACGACGAGGCCTCGCTAGCTCCGGAGGAGACCACTGACAGCTTCTGGGAG GTGGGGAACTACAAGCGGACGGTGAAGCGCATCGATGACGGACACCGCCTGTGCAACGACCTGATGAACTGCGTGCAGGAGCGCGCCAAGATCGAGAAGGCGTACGCGCAGCAGCTCACCGACTGGGCCAAGCGCTGGCGCCAGCTCATCGAGAAAG GCCCACAGTATGGCAGCCTGGAGCGGGCCTGGGGTGCCATCATGACGGAGGCGGACAAGGTGAGCGAACTGCACCAGGAAGTGAAGAACAACCTGCTGAACGAGGACCTGGAGAAGGTCAAGAACTGGCAGAAGGATGCCTATCACAAGCAGATCATGGGCGGCTTCAAGGAGACCAAGGAGGCTGAGGACGGCTTCCGCAAGGCCCAGAAGCCCTGGGCCAAGAAGATGAAGGAG CTGGAGGCAGCAAAGAAGGCTTACCATCTGGCCTGCAAAGAGGAGAAGCTGGCCATGACCCGGGAGATGAATAGCAAGACGGAGCAGTCGGTCACGCCCGAGCAGCAGAAGAAGCTGCAGGACAAAGTGGACAAGTGCAAGCAGGATGTACAGAAG ATGCAGGAGAAGTATGAGAAGGTGCTGGACGACGTGGGCAAGACCACACCCCAGTACATGGAGAGCATGGAGCAGGTGTTTGAACAGTGCCAGCAGTTTGAGGAAAAGCGGCTGGTCTTCCTCAAGGAGGTGCTGCTGGACATCAAACGTCACCTCAACCTTGCCGAGAATAGCAG CTATGTCCACGTGTACCGGGAGCTGGAGCAGGCTATTCGGGGGGCTGACGCCCAGGATGACCTCAGATGGTTCCGCAGCACCAGCGGCCCCGGCATGCCCATGAACTGGCCCCAGTTTGAG GAGTGGAACCCAGACCTCCCTCACACCGccaccaagaaagaaaagcagcccAAGAAGGCAGAGGGGGTGACGCTGACCAATGCCACTGGAGTGGTGGAGTCCACATCCCAGGCTGGGGACCGTGGCAG CGTTAGCAGCTACGACAGGGGCCAGCCTTATGCAACCGAATGGTCGGACGACGAGAGCGGGAACCCATTTGGGGGCAATGAGGCCAATGGGGGCTCCAACCCCTTCGAGGACGACGCCAAGGGAGTGCGTGTGCGGGCACTCTATGACTACGACGGCCAGGAGCAGGATGAGCTCAGCTTCAAGGCTG GAGATGAGCTCACCAAGCTGGGCGAGGAGGACGAGCAGGGATGGTGCCGCGGGCGGCTGGACAGTGGGCAGCTGGGCCTCTATCCCGCCAACTACGTGGAGGCCATCTAG
- the SPDEF gene encoding SAM pointed domain-containing Ets transcription factor — protein sequence MGSASPGLSSVAPGRLLLPPDAVLRTGVEKAAAGAVGPERRDWSPSPPATPDQGLSAFYLSYFDMLYPEDGNWATKGPGASSREEPPEEPEQCPVIDSQAPGGSLDLAPGSLTLEEHSLEQVQSMVVGEVLKDIETACKLLNITADPVDWSPGNVQKWLLWTEHQYRLPPVGKAFQELGGKELCAMSEEQFRQRSPLGGDVLHAHLDIWKSAAWMKERTSPGAIHYCASTSEDSWTDSEVDSSCSGQPIHLWQFLKELLLKPHSYGRFIRWLNKEKGIFKIEDSAQVARLWGIRKNRPAMNYDKLSRSIRQYYKKGIIRKPDISQRLVYQFVHPI from the exons ATGGGCAGCGCCAGCCCGGGCCTGAGCAGCGTGGCCCCCGGCCGCCTCCTGCTGCCCCCCGACGCTGTGTTGCGCACGGGCGTGGAAAAGGCGGCCGCGGGGGCGGTGGGGCCCGAGAGACGGGACTGGAGCCCCAGCCCGCCTGCCACGCCTGACCAGGGCCTGTCTGCCTTCTACCTCTCCTACTTTGACATGCTGTACCCTGAGGATGGCAACTGGGCCACCAAGGGCCCCGGGGCCAGCTCTCGGGAGGAGCCACCTGAGGAGCCCGAGCAGTGCCCTGTCATCGACAGCCAAGCCCCCGGGGGCAGCCTGGACTTGGCACCGGGGAGTCTGACCCTGGAGGAGCACTCGCTGGAGCAGGTGCAGTCCATGGTGGTGGGCGAGGTGCTTAAGGACATTGAGACAGCCTGtaagctgctcaacatcactgcaG ACCCCGTGGACTGGAGCCCTGGCAACGTGCAGAAGTGGCTCCTGTGGACAGAGCACCAGTACCGGCTGCCCCCCGTGGGCAAGGCCTTCCAGGAGCTGGGGGGCAAGGAGCTGTGCGCCATGTCGGAGGAGCAGTTCCGCCAGCGCTCACCTCTGGGTGGGGACGTGCTGCACGCCCACCTGGACATCTGGAAATCAG CGGCCTGGATGAAAGAGAGGACTTCTCCTGGGGCGATCCACTACTGCG CTTCCACCAGCGAGGACAGCTGGACCGACAGCGAGGTGGACTCCTCCTGCTCCGGGCAGCCCATCCACCTGTGGCAGTTCCTCAAGGAGCTGCTGCTCAAGCCCCACAGCTACGGCCGCTTCATCCGGTGGCTCAACAAGGAGAAGG GCATCTTCAAAATTGAGGACTCCGCTCAGGTGGCCCGGCTGTGGGGCATCCGCAAGAACCGGCCGGCCATGAACTACGACAAGCTGAGCCGTTCTATCCGCCAGTATTACAAGAAGGGCATCATCCGGAAGCCAGACATCTCCCAACGCCTCGTCTACCAGTTCGTGCACCCCATCTGA